In the Helicobacter pylori genome, one interval contains:
- a CDS encoding N-6 DNA methylase: MPNNALLQIKQDTLSLIDDLKVICTSFGLRNDGNEYKIITQCFLYKFLCDKFEFLFEQEYPNKTIRDYKDFKKEEKEDFFLTLSDKKLPKLSYDELLSYLFEKHFNDNDLHLKLDAIFNRISSNNAELFNTKSTDKTTIALFESVSQYINEESKRANFTKVLLDKLKKFNFKQAFLNLQNQQGYDFFAPIFEYLIKDYNKAGGETYAEYYTPLSIASIIAKLLVSEPTQSVKIYDPSAGTGTLLMALAHQIGTNSCTLYAQDISQKSLRMLKLNLILNDLTHSLRYAIEGNTLTNPYHSKDDKGNEIKMDFIVSNPPFKLDFSNEHAEISQNKNDFFLGVPNIPKNDKSKMPIYTLFFQHCLNMLNNKGKGAIIVPTGFISAKSGVENKIIRHLVDERLVYGVICMPSQVFANTGTNVSIIFFQKTPSAKEVILIDASKLGEEYTENKNKKTRLRTSDMDLILETFNNKTPKAYFCALVSFDEITEKNYSLNPGQYFTIEDTSEKISQAEFENLMQQYSSELASLFDESQSLQQEILETLKGVRFE, from the coding sequence ATGCCTAATAACGCTTTATTGCAAATCAAACAAGACACCCTAAGCCTCATTGACGATTTAAAAGTCATTTGCACGAGTTTTGGTTTAAGGAACGACGGCAACGAATACAAGATCATCACGCAATGCTTTTTGTATAAATTCTTATGCGATAAGTTTGAATTCCTTTTTGAACAAGAATACCCCAACAAAACGATACGAGATTACAAAGACTTTAAAAAGGAAGAAAAAGAAGATTTTTTCCTTACCTTAAGCGATAAAAAACTCCCCAAACTCTCTTATGATGAGCTTTTAAGCTATCTTTTTGAAAAACATTTTAACGATAACGATTTACACCTTAAACTAGATGCTATTTTTAATCGTATTTCTAGCAATAATGCCGAGCTTTTTAACACCAAAAGCACGGATAAAACCACTATCGCCCTATTTGAAAGCGTCTCACAATACATTAATGAAGAATCCAAAAGGGCTAATTTTACCAAAGTTTTACTAGACAAACTCAAAAAGTTTAATTTCAAACAAGCTTTTTTAAATTTACAAAACCAACAAGGCTATGACTTTTTCGCCCCCATTTTTGAATACTTAATCAAAGATTACAATAAAGCCGGCGGAGAGACATACGCCGAATACTACACCCCTTTAAGCATCGCTAGCATCATTGCCAAGCTTTTAGTGAGCGAACCCACTCAAAGCGTCAAAATCTATGATCCAAGCGCTGGCACAGGAACGCTTTTAATGGCGCTAGCCCACCAAATAGGCACCAATTCTTGCACCCTTTATGCCCAAGACATTTCGCAAAAATCCTTAAGAATGCTCAAACTCAACCTGATTTTAAACGACTTGACCCACTCTTTAAGATACGCCATTGAGGGAAACACCTTGACTAACCCCTACCATTCTAAAGACGATAAAGGGAATGAAATCAAAATGGATTTCATCGTGAGTAATCCCCCTTTCAAGCTGGATTTTTCCAACGAGCATGCCGAGATTTCGCAAAACAAAAACGATTTTTTCTTAGGCGTGCCTAATATCCCTAAAAACGATAAAAGCAAAATGCCCATTTACACGCTCTTTTTCCAGCATTGCTTGAACATGCTTAATAATAAGGGTAAGGGGGCTATAATCGTGCCGACCGGATTCATTAGCGCTAAAAGTGGGGTAGAAAATAAGATTATCCGGCATTTAGTAGATGAAAGGCTCGTTTATGGGGTAATTTGCATGCCCAGTCAGGTTTTTGCCAACACCGGCACTAACGTGAGCATCATCTTTTTTCAAAAAACGCCAAGCGCAAAGGAAGTGATCTTGATTGACGCTTCCAAACTCGGCGAAGAATACACCGAAAACAAAAACAAAAAAACGCGCTTAAGAACAAGCGATATGGATTTGATTTTAGAAACTTTTAACAACAAAACCCCCAAAGCGTATTTTTGCGCTCTGGTTTCTTTTGATGAAATCACAGAAAAAAATTATTCTCTAAACCCCGGGCAGTATTTCACCATAGAAGACACAAGCGAGAAAATAAGCCAAGCGGAGTTTGAAAACTTGATGCAACAATATTCAAGCGAACTAGCGAGCCTTTTTGATGAAAGCCAGAGCTTGCAACAAGAGATTTTAGAAACTTTAAAAGGGGTTAGGTTTGAGTGA
- a CDS encoding DEAD/DEAH box helicase family protein: MFASLNVLKELQKHYESNPKDPLKGIIWHTQGSGKTALTYHLTKLIRDFFSRSNLNKKTKFYFIVDRLDLLEQAKSEFLKRGLCVHEAENKEDLSQKLKNSSVFDGPQGNDEIIVVNIQKFKSPNEEKAPNEDPSSVPKEIISKTELQEAAKDNHDLQRVFIIDEAHRSYDPKGCFYANLIECDKTAIKIALTGTPLLEDNAQDKATKNTFGNYLHTYSYTESIKDRHTLKLQLEIIEKSYKEKLQEIYRLLQESITIEDIEVKKETIFNHERYIEEMLFYIIRDLLFFRRVNNDENLKADENLKAMVICFSSTQAKLANCLFNEVQEKVLQENPNLKILKKLQSSLILHDEQEVKEKIYSFKHENTDIVFVFNMLLTGFDLPNLKRLYIHRELKDHNLLQALARVNRSYKNMSFGYLIDFVGIKENYDKTTDDYLKELNRFNQSDSNIKDNLKDMFADRNILEKDIKNAYDDLFNYPIDDIEAMTSAIVDISGMNELLKVSHAINTLKERYNLIHTSNDEKILSLKEKMDIEKISKISSMLNKKAKHLHALKNINEPKNPNDLIVLEDLIALLDFKIEFKESKELRFKEKEEISAKYKQAKEILEKIPDKQDKEVQKISKELSKLLQEPLTNHNFDGISHSYSAIISQLKQHKEQTTNLLNKYNNDRAYVITHKRLHDRLMEENISKGIFTLLSALKKALDVRIFKRQEILNEETTLKTAIKVELRDTFNKNPSLKDLQKETEFITQTLFNELPKNYNQGNLHA, encoded by the coding sequence ATGTTTGCGAGCTTGAATGTTTTAAAAGAATTGCAAAAGCATTATGAAAGCAACCCAAAAGACCCCCTAAAAGGCATCATCTGGCACACGCAAGGCAGCGGTAAAACCGCCTTAACCTACCATTTAACCAAACTCATCAGAGACTTTTTTAGCCGATCCAACCTGAACAAAAAGACTAAATTTTATTTTATTGTGGACAGACTGGATTTATTAGAACAAGCCAAAAGCGAGTTTTTAAAAAGAGGCCTTTGTGTGCATGAGGCAGAAAATAAAGAGGATTTGAGCCAAAAATTAAAAAACTCTAGCGTTTTTGATGGCCCTCAAGGGAATGATGAAATCATCGTTGTGAATATCCAAAAATTCAAATCCCCCAATGAAGAAAAAGCCCCCAATGAAGACCCTTCTAGCGTTCCTAAAGAAATTATTTCTAAAACAGAATTACAAGAAGCGGCAAAAGATAACCATGATTTACAAAGGGTGTTTATCATAGATGAAGCCCACAGAAGCTATGACCCTAAAGGCTGTTTTTACGCTAATTTGATAGAATGCGACAAAACAGCAATCAAAATCGCCCTCACAGGCACGCCCCTATTAGAAGACAACGCGCAAGATAAAGCCACTAAAAACACTTTTGGCAACTACTTGCACACCTATTCTTATACAGAATCCATTAAAGACAGACACACCCTAAAACTCCAATTAGAAATCATTGAAAAGAGCTACAAAGAAAAACTACAAGAAATCTATCGCCTTTTACAAGAAAGCATCACTATTGAAGACATAGAGGTTAAAAAAGAAACGATTTTTAATCATGAAAGATACATTGAAGAAATGCTCTTTTATATCATCAGAGATTTATTGTTTTTCAGGCGTGTAAATAATGATGAAAATTTAAAGGCTGATGAAAATTTAAAGGCTATGGTAATTTGTTTTTCAAGCACACAAGCCAAATTAGCTAATTGTCTTTTTAATGAAGTCCAAGAAAAAGTCTTACAAGAAAACCCTAACCTGAAAATTTTAAAAAAACTCCAATCCAGCCTGATTTTGCATGACGAACAAGAAGTCAAAGAAAAGATTTATTCTTTCAAACATGAAAATACGGATATAGTTTTTGTGTTTAACATGCTTTTAACCGGCTTTGATTTACCCAATCTCAAACGCCTTTATATCCACAGAGAATTAAAAGATCACAATTTGCTCCAAGCCCTAGCCAGAGTGAATCGCTCCTATAAAAACATGTCTTTTGGCTACCTTATAGATTTTGTAGGGATTAAAGAAAATTACGACAAAACGACTGATGATTATTTGAAAGAGTTAAACCGATTCAATCAAAGCGATTCTAATATCAAAGATAATCTCAAAGACATGTTTGCGGATCGCAATATTTTAGAAAAAGACATTAAAAACGCCTATGATGATCTTTTTAATTACCCCATTGACGATATAGAGGCCATGACTAGCGCCATTGTTGATATTAGCGGAATGAACGAGCTTTTAAAAGTCTCACACGCCATTAACACGCTCAAAGAGCGCTACAATTTAATCCACACTTCTAACGATGAAAAAATCCTTTCCTTAAAAGAAAAAATGGATATTGAAAAGATCAGCAAAATCTCTTCAATGCTTAATAAAAAAGCCAAACACCTCCATGCGTTAAAAAATATCAATGAGCCTAAAAACCCAAACGATTTAATCGTTTTAGAAGACCTCATCGCTCTTTTAGACTTTAAAATAGAGTTTAAAGAAAGCAAAGAATTACGCTTCAAAGAAAAAGAAGAGATTAGCGCTAAATACAAGCAAGCTAAAGAGATTTTAGAAAAAATCCCAGATAAACAAGACAAAGAAGTTCAAAAGATTTCTAAAGAGCTTTCAAAATTGCTCCAAGAACCCCTAACCAATCATAATTTTGATGGAATTTCTCATTCTTATAGCGCGATCATTTCACAACTAAAACAACATAAGGAGCAAACCACCAACCTGTTAAATAAATACAATAATGATCGAGCTTATGTGATCACGCATAAACGCCTTCATGATCGCCTTATGGAAGAAAACATTTCTAAGGGAATTTTTACGCTTTTAAGCGCCTTAAAAAAAGCTCTTGATGTGCGTATTTTTAAGCGTCAAGAAATCTTAAACGAAGAAACCACCCTAAAAACTGCCATAAAAGTAGAATTAAGGGACACTTTCAACAAAAACCCCTCCTTAAAAGATTTACAAAAAGAAACAGAATTTATTACTCAAACCCTTTTTAACGAACTCCCAAAAAATTATAATCAAGGAAATTTACATGCCTAA
- a CDS encoding type I restriction endonuclease produces the protein MPYNEITRVQVPALMHLAKLGYNFIPQKNKPNLDTATNILIDSFTQSFERLNPNKNAKDVLAEMKKRLNYDDLGKSFYEYLLKSEHQIIDFDNPSNNLYEMMAELPYKSFRPDITLFINGLPLVSIEVKQPLAGQGIKEEKDRHIQRYKNPENKVFYNLAQIWLFSDNLPYDENNPDQGVFYSASYSPIFQRFIEADRLDITPPPRK, from the coding sequence ATGCCATACAATGAAATCACAAGGGTTCAAGTCCCTGCCTTAATGCATTTAGCCAAGTTGGGCTATAACTTTATTCCTCAAAAAAATAAGCCTAACCTAGACACCGCCACTAATATCTTAATAGATAGTTTCACTCAATCCTTTGAGCGATTGAACCCCAATAAAAACGCAAAAGATGTTCTTGCTGAAATGAAAAAACGCTTAAATTACGATGATTTGGGCAAAAGCTTTTATGAATACTTGCTCAAAAGCGAGCATCAAATCATAGACTTTGATAACCCTAGCAACAATCTTTATGAAATGATGGCTGAATTACCCTATAAATCCTTTAGGCCTGACATCACCCTTTTTATCAATGGCTTGCCTTTGGTGAGTATAGAAGTTAAACAGCCTTTAGCCGGACAAGGCATTAAAGAGGAAAAAGATCGCCATATCCAACGCTACAAAAACCCTGAAAATAAAGTTTTTTATAACCTTGCGCAAATCTGGCTTTTTAGCGATAACTTGCCCTATGATGAAAACAACCCCGATCAAGGCGTCTTTTATAGCGCTTCTTATTCGCCCATTTTCCAACGCTTTATTGAAGCTGATAGGCTAGATATTACCCCCCCCCCCCGAAAATGA
- a CDS encoding motility associated factor glycosyltransferase family protein — protein sequence MPFLKALESFDAPFLEKEILKRFRDNLVFFKSYNPHLFNALNTPFKNYQLLFEKNHFNLLHTPTNALSYPKNQMVEIAFNMASNPLNNPRWSLDNNHLSLNYLKTQNNPKLPLTLKATHAISNFLDDYQTPCSLKKFLPPTMIYGVLDGLFLAILQAQNYRFHSLYLFEENLDLFKISCYFARYEDLITKGAKLFIQGFFNPNELKMDFLKRPITHSFLKLEIMPYKSAFNSRMRETIQSYYKQALRGWGSFEDELLGLKNTLKNLPLYHTLKTKPKKINAPICVVGNGPSLDLLLDFLKENEDHFIIFSCGTALKPLKTHGIKVDFQIEVERIDYLKEVLEKAPLEDTPLMGANMLNPNAFNIAKEALMFMRGGSACAYISPLSIEYAAPFVGNAGVALAGLMSDEIYLCALDCAYIKGFKKHAKNSYYENEKEIDTSSLISIEGNFKGYETFSDSLFLLSKERIEEALHHYQPKKVYNLSYGAKIKHAVSLNRSQVKLKQINKQDAIARIKSMFNPPNNHAKDLNNLQKNLMNFKEDFFTLLNTPCKTKQEIFEWVDSLSGFCQTASAKTPTIGILFEGSIAHILQSVLIVSLHLKENELTNFINHSQNTLKQFLKKACLLLKRQLKQP from the coding sequence CTAGAATCTTTTGATGCGCCTTTTTTAGAAAAAGAAATTTTAAAGCGTTTTAGGGATAATTTAGTTTTTTTCAAATCTTATAATCCCCATCTTTTTAACGCTCTCAATACGCCTTTTAAAAATTACCAATTGCTTTTTGAAAAAAACCACTTCAATCTCTTACACACACCCACAAACGCTTTAAGCTACCCTAAAAATCAAATGGTAGAAATCGCTTTTAACATGGCTTCTAACCCCCTGAATAATCCCAGATGGTCATTAGACAATAACCACCTCTCTTTAAATTATTTAAAAACTCAAAACAACCCCAAACTCCCCCTAACCCTTAAAGCCACGCATGCAATCTCAAACTTTTTAGATGATTATCAAACGCCTTGCTCTTTAAAAAAATTCTTACCCCCTACCATGATTTATGGCGTCTTAGACGGCTTGTTTTTGGCCATTTTACAGGCTCAAAATTACCGCTTCCATTCGCTTTATTTGTTTGAAGAAAATTTAGATTTGTTTAAAATCAGCTGTTATTTTGCGCGTTATGAAGATTTGATTACAAAAGGGGCTAAACTCTTTATTCAAGGGTTTTTTAACCCCAATGAATTAAAAATGGATTTTTTGAAACGCCCTATCACGCATTCTTTTTTAAAGCTAGAAATCATGCCCTATAAAAGCGCTTTTAATTCACGCATGCGAGAAACCATTCAAAGCTATTACAAACAAGCTTTAAGGGGTTGGGGGAGTTTTGAAGATGAATTGCTAGGATTAAAAAACACGCTTAAAAACTTACCCTTATACCACACTCTAAAAACCAAACCTAAAAAGATTAACGCCCCCATTTGCGTGGTGGGTAACGGGCCAAGCCTGGATTTATTGTTGGATTTTTTAAAAGAAAATGAAGATCATTTCATTATTTTTTCATGCGGAACCGCTTTAAAGCCTTTAAAAACGCATGGCATCAAAGTGGATTTTCAAATAGAAGTGGAGCGCATAGACTATCTTAAAGAGGTTTTAGAAAAAGCCCCCCTAGAAGACACCCCCTTAATGGGGGCTAACATGCTCAATCCTAACGCTTTTAATATAGCCAAAGAAGCGTTAATGTTTATGCGTGGGGGGAGCGCTTGCGCGTATATAAGCCCTTTAAGTATAGAATACGCAGCGCCTTTTGTGGGCAATGCTGGGGTGGCTTTAGCGGGTTTGATGAGCGATGAAATCTATTTGTGCGCTTTAGATTGCGCTTATATCAAAGGGTTTAAAAAGCACGCTAAAAATTCCTATTATGAAAACGAAAAAGAAATTGACACTTCATCTTTAATCAGCATAGAGGGCAATTTTAAAGGTTATGAAACTTTTAGCGACTCGCTCTTTTTGCTCTCTAAAGAAAGGATTGAAGAAGCCCTTCATCATTACCAGCCTAAAAAAGTCTATAATTTAAGCTATGGGGCGAAAATCAAGCATGCCGTTAGTCTCAATCGCTCTCAAGTGAAATTGAAACAAATCAACAAACAAGACGCTATCGCTCGCATTAAAAGCATGTTTAATCCCCCCAATAACCATGCTAAGGATTTAAACAATTTACAAAAAAATCTTATGAATTTTAAAGAGGATTTTTTCACGCTTTTAAACACGCCTTGTAAAACCAAGCAAGAAATATTTGAATGGGTGGATAGCTTGAGTGGGTTTTGCCAAACAGCCAGCGCTAAAACCCCCACCATAGGCATTTTATTTGAAGGGAGTATCGCTCATATTTTACAAAGCGTCTTAATCGTTTCATTGCATCTTAAAGAAAATGAGCTTACAAATTTTATCAACCACTCTCAAAACACCTTAAAACAATTCCTTAAAAAAGCTTGTTTGTTGTTGAAAAGGCAGCTCAAACAACCATGA